In a genomic window of Meriones unguiculatus strain TT.TT164.6M chromosome 8, Bangor_MerUng_6.1, whole genome shotgun sequence:
- the Krt80 gene encoding keratin, type II cytoskeletal 80, producing MAYRSCVVGFSSLSGCEVTCAGSPQPGTSGWGSCGLPGPGFSSRSLTSCRPAGGIPKVTVNPSLLVPLDLKVDPAVQQQKNQEKEEMKVLNDKFASLIGKVQALEQRNQLLETRWSFLQGQGSTTFDLSHHYEAFQGQLQEELRKVGQERGQLEASLSQVLEKVEEFRVRYEDEISKRTDLEFTFVQLKKDLDAECLRRTELETKLKGLQSFMELMRTVYEQELKDLTAQVRDVSVSVDLDNRCRIDLSGIVEEVKAQYDAIAARSLEEAEAYTRSQLEERAARSAEFGNSLQSSRCEIADLNVHIQKLRSQILSVKSHCLKLEENIKVAEEQGELAFQDAKDKLAQLEAALQKAKQDMARQLREYQELMNTKLALDIEIATYHKLVEGEESRMDLPSATVVSTVQSRSRTTASKSSLSKTPSRKKKTRRGPVIKITEMSEKYLSQESEASE from the exons ATGGCCTACCGCTCCTGCGTCGTTGGCTTCAGCAGCCTCAGCGGCTGTGAGGTGACCTGTGCAGGCAGTCCCCAGCCTGGGACCTCAGGATGGGGCAGCTGTGGGCTCCCTGGGCCTGGCTTCAGCTCCCGAAGCCTCACAAGCTGCAGGCCAGCGGGCGGCATCCCCAAGGTGACTGTGAACCCCAGCCTGCTGGTACCTCTGGACCTCAAGGTGGACCCAGCTGTCCAACAGCAGAAGAAccaagagaaggaggagatgaaggtccTCAATGATAAATTTGCCTCCCTCATCGGCAAG GTACAAGCTCTGGAGCAGCGCAACCAGCTGCTGGAAACCCGCTGGAGCTTCCTGCAGGGCCAGGGGTCGACTACCTTCGACCTCAGCCACCACTACGAGGCCTTCCAGGGCCAGCTGCAGGAGGAGCTGCGCAAAGTGGGCCAGGAGCGGGgacagctggaggccagcctgtcgCAGGTGCTGGAGAAAGTAGAGGAGTTTCGAGTCAG GTACGAGGACGAGATCTCCAAGCGCACAGACCTAGAGTTCACCTTTGTCCAGCTGAAGAAG GACCTGGATGCTGAGTGTCTCCGACGAACTGAACTGGAAACCAAGCTAAAAGGCCTGCAGAGCTTCATGGAGCTGATGAGAACGGTCTATGAGCAG GAGCTGAAAGACCTTACAGCCCAAGTGAGGGACGTGTCGGTGAGCGTGGACCTGGACAACCGCTGCCGCATCGACCTGAGCGGCATCGTGGAGGAGGTGAAGGCCCAGTATGATGCCATCGCCGCCCGGAGCCTGGAGGAGGCGGAAGCCTACACTCGGAGCCAG CTTGAGGAGCGAGCTGCCCGCTCAGCGGAGTTCGGGAACAGCCTCCAAAGCAGCCGCTGCGAGATCGCCGACCTCAACGTGCACATCCAGAAGCTTCGTTCTCAGATCCTCTCCGTCAAGAGCCAC TGCCTGAAACTGGAGGAGAACATCAAGGTGGCGGAGGAGCAAGGCGAGCTGGCCTTCCAGGACGCCAAGGACAAGCTGGCCCAGCTGGAGGCCGCCCTGCAGAAAGCCAAGCAGGACATGGCGCGGCAGCTGCGCGAGTACCAGGAGCTCATGAACACCAAGCTGGCGCTGGACATTGAGATCGCCACCTACCACAAGCTGGTGGAGGGCGAGGAGAGCCG GATGGACCTACCTTCAGCCACCGTGGTCAGCACCGTGCAATCCCGAAGCAGGACCA CCGCCTCCAAGTCTAGCCTCTCCAAGACCCCCTCCCGGAAGAAAAAGACCCGCAGAGGTCCCGTGATCAAAATCAccgaaatgtcagagaagtaccTCTCCCAGGAATCTGAGGCCTCAGAGTAA